The sequence below is a genomic window from Pectinophora gossypiella chromosome 13, ilPecGoss1.1, whole genome shotgun sequence.
CGGTTCCTCGGCTACTTCATGGTGCCCTCACAGGGCAGTTGGAATTATAATTTCATGGgtatgtatattgtatttgTTAGAAAAATCGTTTTATAAGTGTGTCTGATTTCAAGTAAGACTATTCAAACAAACGATTGATATGGTTACCTCACGCATTCCTAACTCTTAACACACATATACACCTTCCCaactaaataataattctacttTCCCCCAGGTGTAAGACACGACCCCAACATGAAATACGGCGTGCAGCTGGGCAACCCTCGCGAGTTCTACCATGAGGTACACCGACCGGCACACTTCATGAACTTCGCCGCGATGGAAGACGCCACCGCGCCCACGCTCGCCGCGGACAGAGAAGACTTCTTCGCTTAGATCCTGTGTGTCAGAtttgaaatgtaataataaggaaACTTTGTTGTACATAAGACTACtaaagttttaataaatttcataacctgttttatttttagtttgtatcGCAATAACTCGAGTAATGCAAgccattgaggagctcggtggcgcagcggtaaacgcgctcggtctgcgatagttgaagttaagaaactttcgcaaaggccggtcataaggatgggtgaccaaaaaaaaagttttcatctcgagctcctccgtgcttcggaaggcacgttaagccgttggccccggctgcattaccagtcgttaataaccatcaatccgcactgggcccgcgtgatggtttaaggtccgatctccctattcatccatagggaaggtccgtgccccagcagtggggacgttaatgggctgatgatgatgaatgcaaGCCATTACCCGTTTTATACCATGGACCGAGCTAAATCTCATAAATCTGTAAAATGGTTACAAAATAGAAGAAAAGCCGTATAGATAAACGCTTCTTATTGGTGAATATTTATTAGCCATATCGTGAAAATAAAAGTACATTTTCTATACAAAAACGTTAAGACAAAGCGATGCTTACAAAGGatacgttcttcaaaaaaatcGTCGCTTATAGGTGCTGCGCTGCGCTAAAATTTCTTTCTAATTTTAtcacagcgctatctatataatattttgtgGAACGTAGCATGGAAAAGCCCTCATTGACTGATCAATCACAAATCAATCATAATATAATGGTGTTGGTGTGCCACCCATTTTTTTCGTAATTCtcataatttttaatattggtAACAAAGGTAAGAAACGTCAATGTCATTTTTTTTGACAGTTATCAAATTGTGATCGTGCGATCGTGAATACGGCGATAGTTGAAGTTTTTAATATCTCTAATTCATCTGAAGTTATTGAACTGAATACAACGCTGTAGTTTCTTCCAAAATGGGTGACCATGACGACTTCGAAGACAGCCAGTACCCGGACAACGACGAGTTCGTACCGTATGTAACGGCCGGCAACCTCGCACAAAGAAATGGCGCGAAAGTCACGTTATGGGGCAAAGTCACCAAGGTTTCTGGTAGCGAAGGCTTTTACGTGAAAACTGTGGACGACCAGGAAATATTGATAAGGCTAAAGAGGCCGGTAAATGACCCACTAAACGGTTGGTATGAAATTTATGGAGTTTCACAAGGAAAAAGTGTACTATGTGATGAGTATGTGCCACTttctgaagaaataacaaaGAACATCGATATAGAAGGCCACAAAGGGCTGGCGAGACTATTGGCTGCTTTAGATGACCCCTGGAATCTTGGAGATGATGGGTCTGGAATGGCTGGAGTTGTACCCATGGAAAATTAGTATGTAAAGTTTATTTAAGGTTAAGtttaagattactttttaaatgtaaaatgcaaaaaatatacagcatatttttgtaaaatgttttttatttagtttattatcACACATTCTTATACTAGGATACAGAATTGGCTCTTATTGGGAACTTGGATTACATTATTAATACTTATCAATCTAGGACAAAATAACTTACATACTAATTTGATTTTCACACCACAGATAAGCTAACATTATTTGGCAAACAAATCACACATTTGTACATAAAACTATTGACTAATAGACATCAGTTTACCGTTCAATATCGGTGTCCTTACTTCCATTTTGTAAGCACTAAGCAGTCTGCATCCAACATTGTACTCTGGGATATGCCCGGATGCCATTATCCTTGTTCTTCCTCTCCATGGATCTCATACGCTTCTCATGCAGCACAGCATTGCAGTATGCACCCTCGATACAGGTTACTGGACGATTTCTGAATAAAAAAAGGTATAGGTAAGTAAAGAATTCAGTTGTTATTACCCCCTAAACCAACCAGTGGATATGAATGTAATCACTATTAATAAGAATGAGAGATACCTATTGGATGGACTGATACTGATatgtttaaatgaaaaaaaaaaatagtcattgAATTTTGTGGGTCTAGAGTGTAGAGTCTACATGTTATAACAAGTTTACATTGGCAGGATTAGTCACACTGTGCTATAAGCGCTAATTACACTTGCCAATCCATCCTGctcgatgcgtcaaggtcacgggcttgCCGATCAGGATCGTGTAGTCGAATAGCAAATTcgtggggcgtaaccatggtaaccacgatctcgagcgattTGAtagggagtaaccatggtaaccacgatcttgAGCTAGTGTAATAGCGTCGATTTTTCTAATCTCGATTTGACCTTGACGCATTGGTCTGGGTGGATTGGATAGTGTAATTACCGCTTTAGGTGGATAAGCTACCTACGAATCcacattacctacctatttagaCTTTATCAATTTGAGTGCAATTGTTATCTCCCCCACGTCTATTGTATAGGTGACGCAGTCACGTGCGACGCGATACATAACGCTGGCGTAGACCAATAGATGCAGTGAAGAAGATAaaaccataaaaataataactacctTTAGCAATAATTGTATACATACACAACTTTTCCAGCGCGATCTATCTTCTGCATTTCAGACTGTAGCTTCACACTGAGAGGGCGATCTTTCCCTCCTCTGAGGGCCAGCTCCGTGAGGTACCTCTTGATATAATGCTTCAACTGAATGTTCTCTCTCGTCAACTTAGCTTTCTCTGCTTTCAGACACATGCTCTGGACTCTCACTGTGTTGAGCTTTAACATGAATTTGGTCATCTTACTGTATTCCTTGCACTCTTCCTGTGGAAATTAAagacgtaggtaggtaggtaaataggcgctgtttatgttatgtttttttaaataaagtcaaTAATCCTACTTCAATatataaggtgttagtgacatcgtaacgaatactgagggatgattccgactatgattctgagttaatatcaattggaattttctttcggaataatttatgaaaattttactaaaaatttcacttgacattaacttagaatcatggtctgaattatccccctcagtattcgttacgatgtcactaacaccctgcatattgAAGATACGCCCGGTATGAACtattcaataattaaaaaaagaataagtcAACGTACAATCATGTCCGGGTCTAAATGCGTGAAGTCTTCGGCCCCCGTGCTGCTGTCAGCCGTCATGAGCACGGCAAAGTCGCCATCAGTCTCGTACTTCCGGCAGATCTCGAACAAGTGACTGATTTTGTCCAATTTCTCTTTGAATTCCTCCATGCGCTAGAAATAATGTCGAGAATAACAACCGTATACTAAGATGTTAATAAAGATGTTATCTACTAACTATAGGTATACCTTAATCAGCGTTGCCAGACGTCCCGATTTTGGCGGGACGTcccgatttttaaatcaaaattttatGTCCCGCGCGGGACAGGCTCAGTCCCGCTTTTTGGGAAATAACTCGACCGTGCGTTCAACGTACTGAGAAAGCGCGGGCGGATGGCACAGACAAGGTGTGGACTGgaaattttgattttgttttccgtttttttttattcggaagACGAATAAGACTCAACTATTTAACGATAAGGTGAAtctgattaaaaatatcatatttttattcaaatacattttctatggatatttttgctatctattgtcacGTAAACGTAATTTTAACTCaaaagataaatatatttttttattatatacgttttttttaccatgtcccgctttcgacgaatgaatcccgcttttttcattcaaaaagttccaaaatcccgacttggcaaaaaaaatctgGCAACGCTGACCTTAATAGCATCCTGGCTGCAATTGACCATGACTTCTAGTTGGTGGCTGCTCCTACTTGTCTCCGTCTTGTCTTCTTTCTTCATCTGCCGGTACCGTATGGCTAACTCCTCCTTATGTTTGTTCATCCTCTCAAGTTTGTATGACATCCTCTCATTCGTGTTGATCCATTCTCTTTGCAAGTTCATTAGGACCTCCTGGGAAATGGAGCGAATGGAGAGTAAGTTGGTATAActgtataattttaatagcaGGTAACAATGAATAATCCTCTTTTAAACTAAGTACATTGGGAGTCTCTTTCAAATAGAAAGATTATATTATAAAGCCGGTGGTGGCTACAGTTGTTAGAACTTATAGGGATATTCAACTATTTAGAACCTTTTCCTAGTAAGTTTCGTCTTGTCAGCCAATCATCCTGATTTCGGCCCAGAAATGCTggccaaaaataaatttactatATTCCGGTAGACCTTATCCAACTGAGCATTtgttattatggcaccaaagctgtagggttaacatcttcggttttatttgaatttaaaaaaactatatttctcataatacatttttggtAAAAATGTGCCGGCCGAGAAATAATGTTGGTACTTATATCCTGCAATCGAGTCAATTTACTATTGAAATACTTGCTAGGTTCTTTACATTTTCCAGTTACAGTCCTTTTTttccatattatattattaggtacttaactaAGTACTTTGGATACCTCAAagacatagtattattccttatatgaatgtatgggattaactgtctgagaactgatattaggcagctgcctaatatcagttctcagacaatattttatgtttatttttttaaagaacgtctagggcccgctgtgccgaagtttttcttgtagcttcttttccccggctatacagagtGTGAGAAGCTGcgttaggcggatgagacgttcgttatttaaaaatttacgattcaaagtgtaactatattacttAACCTACTGAATACtgaatttgaatattctatGCTCAAAGTTTACATTGTTCAATACCGAAACTGATCATGTAAATATCTTTCCCAGATTATATACAAGACTATAAAGTTATTTTGTAGATCTACTTAAACAGATATTGACGTGCGGATACTGCGTGTTGTAAGTAGATACTTACAGTAGCCTGTTGAATCTGCACGTCGTTCCTGGCAATGTCTCGCTGGTAGAACTCATCTTTCTCCTTCAAAGTGTCATAGTGTCCGATGATGGGCTTGTGCTGCTCCAAGTATGAGGAGTATACTTCGCGCAGCTGGCTCCAGTAGTATTCTATCTCCAGTTGCTTTGGACGGCAGAAGCTGAGCATGTTGTCTTCGTGCTGTTTGTTGGAAAAAAGTAAAGACATAggtacataagctcacaacaaCTTATGCCTCGATTGGGGAAGTtagagctacatccatcgctagatgaaataagcacccatacctcaccgagctttctgttacgtCCAAATAGTACCTATAGGATATCAAGGCAGATGGCCACCATCCCGATGGGTGGATgatattgtgaggtatgccggaaaccTCATGACTTAAATTGCCAAGGACCGAAAGGGATTGCGTGGAGGTGAGAAGGCCTATACCCACCTTTGGGTATATACATCCTCACCAGAACGATAAACTTCACCAGTTAAACTCGTAAGACGGATGGACTTTACACAATCTCTTAACCAGCTGCATGCAATGTTTGCGGGGCATTATTCGTCAAATAAAAATGCAGCAATAGACGCGTCAAAACAAACTGACAATGACCATAACATCAGCCATAACAACTTCATCAAAATTAGAACATTCCGATAATTTTAGATTGGTTCCAGGGGATTTCCTGTGATTACACTTGCCACATCCTGGACGATCGTGACATGTCACAGTGTGACAACCGTGACAGATCCGTTGTGACGCCTATTGTGATCAGCTGATGTGATAGACCAATTGCCATTGAAAGTACTCGTGAGTCTTACGCTAAATTACGGTGCGATGTTCAGAATTTTAGACTGACACTCGTACTCTCTAAATAGATGAGGCAGAAGACACCTTGTAAACATTAACGAGGATATGAATTCCaaaatgatgaaccgtatggatGGTATGTGATTTTTAGATTTCTTCTACAGGAGCCATAGGTATTGTACAAGTTGTTGACGAGTAAAGTACATAcgcaacgtgacaaaattttgtaaCGGTCACGAAAGTTTGTTCAAGTTTTCTGTTGACGTTGACCAACCCGATAATTTACAAGCATGAATACTTAtcaaatgtaggtaggtacacttaGGTTAGGCACCTATGAAAGCATAGTTTTTAGACTTCtat
It includes:
- the LOC126372195 gene encoding uncharacterized protein LOC126372195; amino-acid sequence: MGDHDDFEDSQYPDNDEFVPYVTAGNLAQRNGAKVTLWGKVTKVSGSEGFYVKTVDDQEILIRLKRPVNDPLNGWYEIYGVSQGKSVLCDEYVPLSEEITKNIDIEGHKGLARLLAALDDPWNLGDDGSGMAGVVPMEN
- the LOC126372144 gene encoding dynein regulatory complex subunit 2, whose protein sequence is MGKKGKVNKLARMSDEERARYLQHRADMEEEARRRKRELIARFIKNKLDKEEAYSRMNTAKINQGWRYILRRIKCKQMGQDIEGLMISFNQTVERKNRQISSLIHAIDVSDEQHRRAFQAHTETLSYFLGIGSQRLDKLQSEYEHQKNSLLDNWLKEETDITDSQDRAEFQLKLIIFIQDRNFQNYMKTKGLERATAISDTKLEHEDNMLSFCRPKQLEIEYYWSQLREVYSSYLEQHKPIIGHYDTLKEKDEFYQRDIARNDVQIQQATEVLMNLQREWINTNERMSYKLERMNKHKEELAIRYRQMKKEDKTETSRSSHQLEVMVNCSQDAIKRMEEFKEKLDKISHLFEICRKYETDGDFAVLMTADSSTGAEDFTHLDPDMIEECKEYSKMTKFMLKLNTVRVQSMCLKAEKAKLTRENIQLKHYIKRYLTELALRGGKDRPLSVKLQSEMQKIDRAGKVVNRPVTCIEGAYCNAVLHEKRMRSMERKNKDNGIRAYPRVQCWMQTA